A region of the Drosophila subobscura isolate 14011-0131.10 chromosome J, UCBerk_Dsub_1.0, whole genome shotgun sequence genome:
ACCTCCAGCATATTGGGCAGATAGGCTCGCGGATAGCTCAAGCCGGGATGAGAGTTGATCAGCGCCAAACTGAGATTCTTTGTTAGATCCCGGTATTGCGGCAGCTCCTGCACGAGCAGCTCAAAGTGCTTCGAGTAAACCGTCTGCTGGGAGATCAAATGAAAGAAGCTGCGGAGAGGAGCCAGGAATTAGTGCGGGTCTTATCTAGGCATAGAATGACTCTTACTTGTAGGTTAGACGCTCAAAGGTGCTCATGAGGCTATTGACGATGCGCTGTTGGGTGCTCATGCGCTCGGTGAAGGGCAGAAAGTTGCTCGGATCCAGCGACGATGACTGTGGGTTGCCGAACATGTTGTTTAGCCAGGAATTGGCACCGGTGGGACTGATTGCAACGGTGGGTATGCCATAGTAGTAGGCCAGGCTGCAATGAGAGATCATTAATCAAGAGTCTTGTGTGGTCTGCTGCTTCTACTCACCCCAAGAGGGCATCGCTTagaaacaaatcaacaatCAAAAGATCAAACTTCTCGCCGCTGGTCATCAGCTTTCGCACCTGCTGATCCGACAGCAGCAAATCCACATTTGTGGTGCCCGCATAGATGAGCCGCGTAAAACGCTCCATCACGCTCTGTGCACGCATCTGTTCCGGCTCAAAgctcatgcccatgcccaccCAGTTCTCCTTGAGCCCCTCAATGCGTATTTCCCTGATGTTGGGCAGCTCCACATCTCCATCCATGCCACCCGCCTCCACGGCATGAGGACTGATGAGGGTGACCGAATGATTCCGTGGACTGGccaccagctcctgcagcagtcTTCGTCCAAAGAGATAGTGCGACTTCCACACGCTGGGCAGCACGGCCAGGATATTGGCGCAGGAGATGGCACCGCAGAGCAGcgacaacggcagcaacagctgcaacagacGCATTTTTGATTGTGGTGTTGTGGCTTCAGGGCAATGTCCGCATTCGCCTCTGCATTCGCATCCGCGTACGTGTGCGTGTCCTTCACTTGGTAGCCAGCAGTTGCTACTTTTCCGGTTtcgcacactcacactcagCTGGCTCAGCCTCCTGccctctcgctcactctctcacacactcccGGGGAGCTGTGGGGCGTCTTTTAttatctgttgctgctgccgtttgtcCACAGCATCATTGCAGCATGTTGCACAATGCCAGCTAATGCTCtatttaaacataaattagCAACAAACAACTGGACTGGACCAAAACACGCaacgaaagtgaaaagaaCGGGacgcaacaataacaataatggCAAAAAATCTGTTTTTGCGGCGCCACACAGAATGTCGATAAGTACTCgttagctgtgtgtgtgaatggcaAAACTATCGATAGTTCTTCTTCTTCGCGCTGtaaacaatttgaatattttgttttgttgttggaatTGCTCTTGAAAAGCAATTGAATTAGTAAATTCCGTGCTTGATTCTTGATTGGTTTAAATTGTTAGCAACAATCCGCATCAAATGGTTGCATATTCGCTGTGAAcaggcacacactcgcacCCGCAGACGCAACACGAGCACGAAAAATTTGCAATTGGatcaatgccaaaaaaaaatcaaacaacattGAACCGCATTAGACAgcagaaaaagtgaaaagaacaGCTGGCAGAGAGCACGCACCTGGTGTAGAGACAGGCGGAAACCCTCCCATTCAGTTGATAGCAACAGCCCCAACCCTGAGTACACACAGGCCCACGGCACAGTCAAAGCGCAAttgaaaaacagcaacaaaaccgAGGCACACAGAAGTGGGGGAAAAAAACCGGCATATAAAACGAGCTTACGTAAGCCACTCGCAAAGAGACTCGAACTCGTTAATTACGCCCCCAACACGTTAATTGCCGCCCCGAAATGGCTCAGGAATTAAGTAAGTTAAGCAATAAATGGAAGATAATCTTTTAACGTGTACTAAAAACCACTCCAAAGCCCTTATCGATGTGGACAAACCGCTGTACGATCTCACGACCTTCGCTGGACGCTTCAAGTACTATGCCTGGATGACAGATCCCCGTACAGTGATCCAGCCCAGTGAGCGCCTGCTGGAGGCCAAAGAAATGATTGAAAAGTATCGCCACGGGGGACAGTCCCTGGTGCCAGGCAAAGCGGAGGATGTGCATTACAACATGAAGTTGTATAGCTCGGCCTTCCATCCCGATTCCGGGGAGCTGCAGAACTTTTGCGGTCGCATGAGTTTTCAGGCAAGTCTCGTGATGTGTTGTCTACTGACGCGATGAATGAATTgccaagaaaaaagaaagaaagaaaagcaaaggaGAAGGAAATGAATGTGTAACAGTTGAGCAATTTTCTAGCACGCTGTCGATTATGTAGCATcttgtgtctctcttttgttcaGGTGCCCGGCGGCATGCTAATCACTGGCGGAATGTTGGCCTTCTACCGCACTGTGCCGGCTGTGGTGCTCTGGCAGTTTATCAATCAGTCCTTCAATGCGGTCGTCAACTATACAAATCGCAATGCCAATTCGCCCACCAGTGTCACGCAGCTGGGCGTGGCCTATGTGTCGGCCACAACATCGGCCTTGATTGCTGCCATCGGATGCAAGAACTACTGGTCGAGGAAGGCCACTCCATTATTCCAGAGATTTgtgccatttgctgctgtggccgcGGCCAATTGTGTCAACATTCCGCTGATGCGACAGAACGAGATACTCAACGGTGTGGAGGTGAAGAACACGGACGGTGAGATTGTGGGCCAAAGTCGTCTGGCTGCCATCAAGGGTATTAGCGAGGTGGTCATATCTCGGATTGCCATGGCAGCACCGGGCATGCTCGTACTGCCACTGATCATGGAACGTTTGGAGAAACTGCCCGCCTACAGGCGCATCAAATGGATAAATGCTCCATTCCAAACCCTCATGGTTGGATGCTTGTATGTGGTTCTCTAAAGCCTTATTTGTGGCACATTTTATCCATCATATCTTTCCTTTTAGCCTCTGCTTCATGGTGCCCTCAGCCTGTGCATTCTTCCCGCAGCAATGCTCGTTGGACACCTCTACCATGCGCACCTTCGAGCCGGAACTCTATGAGGATATGAAGAAGAGAACCGATGGAAATGTGCCCAAGCGTGTCTACTTCAACAAGGGTCTGTAAAGACACAAGACATGATCCTTGGataacaaaaaggaaagacaaTAATTTAGTCAATTGtcatcgtcgttgttgttttctgtgtAGCATTTATTGTTTCAGATCGcgcaatatttttaatattgcCAAGTGTTCCTTGTGTCTCGTCTCAATAGCTGAAAAACTAGATAGTATTTAAGCTGAAAAGTATCTCAACCTAATGGAAAATGTATCTATCACTCAATTTGTACTTAAAGGGTattactttttgtgtgtgcgagaaTTTCTTTTAGGAACTGTATTTGAAAAACTGTGTTGCTGACTAGCTTTTAGATTTGTTAAACTTTAAGCTCCATCAATTGGATATTAACCACGGCAGACATCCCGCTCTGATCAAATTAATTcgaataatttaaatttgtgaaTTTATTTCTATAGAAAACTATAATCTTGTAGctaaaaaaaactttcaaattGGTAATATTTTATTAACCTTTAATTGGCACACAATTTTTATGGTATCTCTGGTTTTTTTAGTACCCTGCACAGTACAGTGTTAACTCCATTTAACATCCAGAAATTTGGTTTTATGTTTCAATGTTTTAGAACTAATTTACTCACGTGTTCTGTTCCATTAACATAAAAGTgttgaaataaatgtttactaatgcaaataaaaactaaactacTAATCAAACACGTGTGATATTTGTACGGGTTTTAAAAACGGGTTTATTAATTATGTATcctgtaaatatgtatatttatatatatttcgaTAATATATAACTTTGCGcgatttcatttattttggaatctatcggtttttgttttcggttttgttttttttttatcgtGTTGTAAAGTTtacaaaaatgtgcaaaacacaactaatgtttgtatgtatgtatctatagAATATAGAAATATCTATCCTTTTTTGGGGGGAGgactcttcgctctctctcgatctctTTCTCTTATTGTTCGGCTATGTATCGTTTAGGTTTTCCGGCATTTCTTATAGTATTTCTTGGACATTCTCAAGGTAcaatttttcgttttgtttgtcgttAATTATTATATctagtttagtttttgttttgtttttcttttgttggcaCTCTCTCGCTTAAAATTCTTATTATTTTCGGTGCTAAATATTGATGGAAAAACTTCAACACTCAGAGATGTTCAATATGTGTAAAATTCTTGTAtcttaacaacaacaacaaaaacaccaaaaaaatcCGAACAAACACGCCCCTTGGGTGTGGGGGGGTGGAGGAGCCACACAATTTAGCTGCCTGGCAGCACAAATGTTTCGTTTCCAATGTTGTAAAaagttgtaatatttttttgttatttttcgaATTTGTCACATGAATCagcaaacattaaatatttattttttcctttttttattaattatttattgattattaatgtggcaaaacacacacaaat
Encoded here:
- the LOC117892934 gene encoding sideroflexin-2: MAQELTLIDVDKPLYDLTTFAGRFKYYAWMTDPRTVIQPSERLLEAKEMIEKYRHGGQSLVPGKAEDVHYNMKLYSSAFHPDSGELQNFCGRMSFQVPGGMLITGGMLAFYRTVPAVVLWQFINQSFNAVVNYTNRNANSPTSVTQLGVAYVSATTSALIAAIGCKNYWSRKATPLFQRFVPFAAVAAANCVNIPLMRQNEILNGVEVKNTDGEIVGQSRLAAIKGISEVVISRIAMAAPGMLVLPLIMERLEKLPAYRRIKWINAPFQTLMVGCFLCFMVPSACAFFPQQCSLDTSTMRTFEPELYEDMKKRTDGNVPKRVYFNKGL